A genomic region of Vitreoscilla filiformis contains the following coding sequences:
- a CDS encoding AAA family ATPase produces the protein MLEHIKLERFTAFEQFSLKFSTGLNVFIGENGCGKTHLLKLLYSACDVSTSQKALAEKLNRVFLPSGEQIGRLVKRRGLSSKSHVEVTRIVQVEGQPKRLALRLGFSNHTKEAAKATESGHRKLWRDHPLTSVYIPVKDMMANAPGFRSLYSLRHIHFEEVYADIIDRAFLGTLKGPTDKDRKRLLEILQQSMEGKVITRNEEFFLKSPQGELEFTLLAEGIRKLGLLWVLIQNGTLLDGSVLLWDEPEANLNPRLMRTVVQILVELQRLGVQVFVTTHNYNLLKEFDLQLKPEDKAMFHSLFRDEQRNVQVASFTRYEDLQPNAIDDTLGQLADREIRQQMGGLGQ, from the coding sequence ATGCTCGAACACATCAAGTTGGAGCGATTCACGGCCTTTGAGCAATTCAGCTTGAAGTTTTCGACGGGCCTGAACGTCTTCATCGGTGAGAACGGCTGCGGCAAGACGCACCTGTTGAAGCTGCTCTATTCGGCCTGTGATGTCTCGACGAGTCAAAAGGCCTTGGCGGAGAAGCTCAACCGCGTCTTTCTCCCGTCAGGTGAGCAAATCGGGCGACTGGTCAAAAGGCGCGGCCTCAGCAGCAAGAGTCATGTCGAGGTCACTCGAATCGTTCAGGTCGAAGGCCAGCCCAAGCGTCTGGCCTTGCGGTTGGGATTTTCGAATCACACCAAGGAAGCCGCAAAAGCAACCGAATCGGGACACCGCAAGTTATGGCGGGACCATCCGCTGACGTCGGTGTACATCCCGGTCAAGGACATGATGGCCAACGCACCGGGCTTCCGTTCGCTCTACAGCCTGCGGCACATCCATTTCGAAGAGGTCTACGCCGACATCATCGACCGCGCCTTCTTGGGCACCCTGAAGGGCCCGACCGACAAGGACCGCAAGCGCCTGCTGGAAATCTTGCAGCAGTCGATGGAAGGCAAGGTCATCACCCGCAACGAGGAGTTCTTCCTGAAGAGCCCTCAAGGCGAGTTGGAGTTCACCCTCTTGGCCGAAGGTATCCGTAAATTGGGGCTGCTTTGGGTGCTCATCCAGAACGGCACTTTGCTGGACGGCAGCGTGCTGCTGTGGGACGAACCCGAAGCCAATCTCAATCCCAGGCTGATGCGGACTGTGGTGCAAATCCTGGTTGAGTTGCAGCGCTTGGGCGTTCAGGTATTTGTCACCACCCACAACTACAACCTGCTGAAGGAATTCGACCTCCAGTTGAAGCCCGAGGACAAGGCCATGTTCCACAGCCTGTTCCGCGACGAACAGCGCAATGTGCAAGTGGCATCGTTCACACGCTACGAAGACTTGCAGCCCAACGCCATCGACGACACCCTCGGCCAACTGGCTGACCGCGAGATTCGCCAGCAGATGGGGGGGCTGGGTCAATGA
- the brxC gene encoding BREX system P-loop protein BrxC: protein MLNRDIYNKAPKENRLVNNGVAEVSEDHTEAAQAILRYELETFVCDGQYEKGLETILDKFLVNLDAGTEQPGVWISGFYGSGKSHLAKMLRTLWTDYQFTDGATARSLAKLPTGVFEHLKELSTQGKRHGTLHAAAGKLGAGAGDKVRLALLGIVFKSKGLPEQYNQAQLVLWMSREGLLPTVKAELKAAGRSLSQELPHMYVSGHLAKALLKARPDLAHTEADARKLLKEQFPQVTDVTSEQMTTAIEAALAADGKFPLTLVVLDEVQQYIGADAEKAFQVQEVTETLSKHFNGKLLFVATGQSALSGMPNLQRLMGRFPVQVMLGDWDVENVTRQIILAKKPSVQPEVEKVWRNNLGEISRHLRGTKLEHVTDDESVMTSDYPLLPVRRRFWERVLRTIDTTGTVSQLRSQLRVVHEAVLATADAPLGHVVSGDFLYDQIAANLVSTAQLPKEVFENVQRFAAGDANAQLKAKLLKLIYLINKLPADAAMDLGLKATEEALADLLVTDLSAGSSELRKLLPALLEELQNKDRLVMALAGGNGTEYRLQTRESSAWYDEFRAQEAELKAAPQRVEQKRADLLKTRFADVLKKVRVTQGKGNEVRTLSPTYGEALPKDNDKSLYLWIQDGWQTEEKSVIAESKAKSSDNPTLFAFLPAQHKTELTNAIVALEAARTTLQKKGNPSTEEGRDAQRSMESRQRNAEKELAELVDKLMAGVRVFQAGGQEATDGNDLADRINRAAKSSAIRLYSQFDAADHEQWGKVLDEARKGNLEALKAVGHTQEADKHPVCQKLLGFIGPGKKGSEIRENFEAPPYGWPRDAIDGALYALLASGHVNATDAASKPVDAKSLERTKLTQTSFRRESVNITPPELIKIRSLFSAVGVPCQPKEELAKVPALLAKLRDQASKAGGPAPAPEAPKLAALEAIEAQSGNAQLRALFSRHEEIVALSKTWTRTAADIAKRLPTWQQLQDLLRHAKALGPYATLKAEVDAIAAQRCLLADPDPVRPLLDKTVDLLRQALNAKLDAFQQGFVQQQALLQQDADWNKLSEAQRAELTQTHHLTSPAVIALGTAEQLQDALDDCTLDQWVDKTQALSSRFDAARHAAVQMLKPSVVHVSLPKRTLNDEAELKAWLAEVETLLQSTLKNGPVAL from the coding sequence ATGCTGAACAGGGACATCTACAACAAGGCACCGAAGGAAAACAGGCTCGTCAACAACGGCGTCGCTGAAGTCTCCGAAGACCACACCGAAGCCGCTCAAGCCATCCTGCGCTACGAGCTCGAGACCTTCGTCTGCGACGGCCAGTACGAAAAGGGTCTGGAAACCATCCTCGACAAGTTCCTGGTGAACCTCGACGCCGGTACCGAGCAGCCAGGTGTCTGGATTTCCGGCTTCTATGGCAGCGGCAAGTCGCACCTGGCCAAGATGCTGCGCACGCTGTGGACCGACTACCAGTTCACCGACGGTGCCACCGCCCGCAGTCTGGCCAAGCTGCCCACCGGCGTGTTCGAGCACCTGAAGGAGCTCAGCACCCAGGGCAAGCGGCATGGCACGCTCCACGCGGCCGCAGGCAAGCTCGGCGCGGGTGCCGGTGACAAAGTCCGCCTGGCGCTGCTCGGCATCGTGTTCAAGTCCAAAGGTCTGCCCGAGCAATACAACCAAGCGCAGCTCGTGCTGTGGATGAGCCGCGAAGGCCTGCTGCCCACGGTCAAGGCCGAGCTGAAGGCCGCTGGCCGCTCGCTGTCCCAAGAGCTGCCGCACATGTACGTGTCCGGCCACTTGGCGAAGGCGCTGTTGAAGGCCCGCCCGGACCTGGCCCACACCGAAGCCGACGCCCGCAAGCTGCTCAAGGAGCAGTTTCCCCAGGTCACCGACGTCACCAGCGAGCAGATGACGACCGCCATCGAGGCGGCGCTGGCCGCGGATGGCAAGTTCCCGCTGACGCTGGTGGTGCTCGACGAGGTGCAACAGTACATCGGTGCCGATGCCGAGAAGGCGTTCCAGGTCCAAGAGGTCACCGAGACGCTGAGCAAGCATTTCAACGGCAAGCTGCTCTTCGTAGCCACCGGCCAGTCAGCGCTCTCCGGCATGCCCAACCTGCAGCGACTGATGGGCCGCTTCCCGGTTCAGGTGATGCTGGGCGACTGGGACGTCGAGAACGTCACCCGCCAAATCATCCTGGCCAAGAAGCCCTCGGTGCAGCCCGAGGTCGAGAAGGTCTGGCGCAACAACCTGGGTGAAATCTCCCGCCACCTGCGCGGCACCAAGCTCGAGCACGTCACCGACGATGAAAGCGTCATGACGTCCGACTACCCGCTGCTGCCGGTTCGTCGCCGCTTCTGGGAACGCGTTCTCCGTACCATCGACACCACCGGCACCGTCTCCCAGCTGCGCAGCCAGTTGCGCGTGGTGCATGAGGCTGTGCTGGCCACCGCTGATGCACCGCTGGGGCACGTCGTCTCGGGTGACTTCCTCTACGACCAGATTGCCGCCAACCTGGTCTCCACGGCGCAGCTGCCCAAGGAGGTGTTCGAGAACGTCCAGCGCTTCGCCGCTGGGGATGCGAATGCCCAGCTCAAGGCCAAGCTGCTCAAGCTCATTTACCTCATCAACAAGCTGCCCGCCGACGCAGCGATGGATCTGGGCCTGAAAGCGACCGAAGAGGCCCTGGCTGATTTGCTGGTCACCGATTTGTCCGCCGGCTCGTCCGAGCTGCGCAAGTTGCTGCCTGCTCTGCTGGAAGAGCTGCAGAACAAGGACCGCTTGGTCATGGCCTTGGCCGGTGGCAACGGCACCGAGTACCGCCTCCAGACCCGAGAGTCCAGCGCCTGGTACGACGAGTTCCGTGCCCAGGAGGCCGAGCTCAAGGCAGCGCCGCAGCGCGTGGAACAGAAGCGTGCCGACCTGCTCAAGACCCGCTTTGCTGATGTACTGAAGAAGGTGCGCGTCACCCAGGGCAAGGGCAACGAGGTCCGAACCCTCAGCCCCACCTACGGCGAAGCCCTGCCCAAAGACAACGACAAGAGCCTGTACCTGTGGATTCAGGACGGCTGGCAGACCGAAGAGAAGTCGGTCATCGCCGAGTCCAAAGCCAAGAGCTCCGACAACCCCACGCTCTTCGCCTTCCTGCCGGCCCAGCACAAGACCGAGCTGACGAACGCCATCGTGGCGCTGGAGGCTGCGCGCACCACCTTGCAGAAGAAGGGCAACCCGTCCACCGAAGAGGGCCGCGACGCGCAGCGCTCGATGGAGAGCCGCCAGCGCAACGCCGAGAAGGAACTGGCCGAGCTGGTAGACAAGCTCATGGCCGGCGTGCGCGTGTTCCAGGCCGGCGGTCAGGAGGCCACCGACGGCAACGACTTGGCCGACCGCATCAACCGCGCCGCCAAGTCTTCGGCCATCCGCCTCTACAGCCAGTTCGATGCCGCAGACCACGAACAGTGGGGCAAGGTGCTGGACGAAGCCCGCAAGGGCAACCTGGAAGCTCTGAAGGCCGTCGGCCATACACAGGAAGCCGACAAGCACCCGGTCTGCCAGAAGTTGCTGGGCTTCATCGGCCCAGGCAAGAAGGGCTCGGAGATTCGCGAGAACTTCGAGGCGCCGCCCTACGGCTGGCCGCGCGACGCCATCGACGGCGCGTTGTATGCGCTGCTGGCGTCTGGGCATGTCAACGCCACCGATGCCGCGTCCAAGCCTGTCGACGCCAAGAGCCTGGAGCGCACCAAGCTCACGCAAACGAGCTTCCGGCGCGAAAGCGTCAACATCACGCCGCCGGAGCTCATCAAGATTCGCTCGCTGTTCAGTGCTGTGGGTGTGCCCTGCCAGCCCAAGGAAGAGCTGGCCAAGGTGCCCGCCCTGTTGGCCAAGCTGCGCGACCAGGCGAGCAAGGCCGGTGGTCCCGCGCCCGCTCCCGAGGCCCCGAAGCTGGCGGCGCTGGAAGCCATCGAGGCCCAGAGCGGCAACGCGCAGTTGCGGGCGCTGTTCAGCCGCCATGAAGAAATCGTGGCGCTGTCCAAGACCTGGACCCGCACCGCCGCTGACATTGCCAAGCGCCTGCCCACCTGGCAACAGCTCCAAGACCTGCTGCGCCACGCCAAGGCGCTGGGGCCCTACGCCACGCTGAAGGCCGAGGTGGACGCCATCGCGGCGCAGCGCTGCCTGCTGGCCGACCCAGACCCCGTGCGCCCCTTGCTGGACAAGACGGTGGACCTGCTGCGTCAGGCGCTGAACGCCAAGCTGGACGCCTTCCAGCAGGGCTTTGTCCAGCAGCAGGCCCTGCTGCAGCAGGACGCCGACTGGAACAAGCTCAGCGAAGCTCAGCGCGCCGAGCTTACGCAGACCCATCACCTGACTTCGCCTGCAGTCATTGCTTTGGGTACGGCAGAGCAGCTGCAAGACGCTCTTGATGACTGCACGCTTGACCAGTGGGTCGACAAGACTCAAGCGCTGTCGAGCCGGTTCGACGCCGCACGCCATGCTGCGGTACAGATGCTCAAGCCCAGTGTCGTGCACGTCTCGTTGCCCAAGCGCACGCTGAACGACGAGGCCGAGCTGAAGGCCTGGTTGGCCGAGGTGGAGACACTGCTGCAATCAACGCTCAAGAACGGCCCCGTAGCCCTATAA
- a CDS encoding BREX protein BrxB domain-containing protein, whose protein sequence is MSSKVAKLVSAYRQHLTVPWQAGLAAIQRVIFAVYDKADELRLRTNVEEFALATQQAGKRWLLLDLTNAFPEWMAAQEYRDAYFESPEDLAGYQTGELTEFVADLNAKLKTRIETEAGPDTVVALLGVGTLFGLARVSSVVEGIKEAVDGRLLVFFPGEHHPENHTYRLLDARDGWNYLAVPLLV, encoded by the coding sequence ATGTCATCTAAGGTCGCCAAGCTGGTGTCCGCCTACCGTCAGCACCTCACCGTGCCTTGGCAGGCCGGGCTCGCAGCCATCCAACGGGTCATCTTTGCGGTCTACGACAAGGCAGACGAACTACGGCTGCGCACGAACGTCGAGGAGTTCGCCTTGGCCACGCAGCAGGCTGGCAAGCGCTGGCTGCTGCTGGATCTGACCAACGCATTCCCCGAGTGGATGGCTGCCCAGGAGTACCGCGACGCGTACTTCGAGTCTCCAGAGGACCTGGCGGGCTACCAGACCGGCGAGCTGACGGAGTTTGTCGCCGACCTCAACGCCAAGCTCAAGACCCGCATCGAGACCGAGGCCGGCCCCGACACCGTGGTGGCCCTGCTGGGTGTCGGCACGCTGTTCGGGCTGGCGCGAGTCTCATCCGTCGTCGAAGGCATCAAGGAGGCCGTCGACGGCCGGCTGTTGGTGTTCTTCCCCGGAGAGCACCACCCCGAGAACCACACCTACCGCCTGCTCGATGCGCGAGACGGCTGGAACTACCTGGCCGTACCGCTGCTGGTCTAG
- a CDS encoding helix-turn-helix transcriptional regulator, with amino-acid sequence MQADPAAELPQSQRDRLKHIELRLRFLGEVRRPDLMQRFGIQSATASRDLALYKELAPENVDYESRGKRYLLGAGFSPLFAVPSAQVLGWLTEQLGDATAPSSEALLPCLMPSRLSYPVLDTLACITRAIHMGQVLSIDYRSVSSGESSREIVPFALLDTGLRWHVRAFDRKSQTFRDFVLTRISKPTQKLGDEAARHELPEQDVQWTRIVELDLVPHPDQPHPEVTHMDYDMPDGVLRLKLRAALAGYALRKWRVDCSPGHSLRGPEYRLWLKDHLALYGVETAVSAPGYPSSKAEAQ; translated from the coding sequence ATGCAAGCTGATCCGGCAGCCGAACTGCCCCAATCCCAAAGGGACCGGCTCAAGCACATCGAGCTGCGGTTGCGCTTCCTTGGCGAGGTTCGACGGCCTGATTTGATGCAGCGCTTTGGCATCCAGTCGGCGACCGCTTCGCGGGATCTGGCGCTGTACAAAGAGCTGGCACCAGAAAACGTTGACTACGAAAGCCGTGGCAAACGCTACCTCCTAGGGGCAGGGTTCTCGCCACTGTTTGCTGTGCCATCGGCCCAAGTTCTAGGCTGGCTGACTGAGCAACTGGGCGACGCTACCGCCCCCTCGTCTGAGGCCCTGCTGCCGTGCCTCATGCCCTCCAGGCTCTCCTACCCGGTGCTGGATACCCTGGCCTGCATCACGCGCGCCATTCACATGGGGCAGGTGCTCAGCATCGACTACCGCTCGGTGAGCAGCGGAGAGTCTTCGCGTGAAATTGTGCCCTTTGCGCTGCTGGACACGGGCCTTCGATGGCATGTGCGCGCGTTCGATCGCAAGTCGCAGACTTTCCGCGACTTTGTCCTGACCCGTATCAGCAAGCCCACTCAAAAGCTTGGCGACGAGGCAGCGCGCCATGAGCTCCCAGAGCAAGACGTTCAGTGGACACGCATCGTCGAGTTGGACTTGGTGCCTCACCCGGACCAACCTCATCCCGAAGTCACGCACATGGACTACGACATGCCAGATGGCGTGTTGCGGCTGAAATTGCGAGCTGCATTGGCAGGCTATGCACTCCGTAAGTGGCGTGTGGACTGCTCCCCTGGTCACAGCCTGCGAGGTCCCGAGTACCGCCTCTGGCTGAAGGACCATCTTGCTTTGTACGGCGTAGAGACCGCTGTGTCGGCTCCTGGCTATCCCAGCAGCAAGGCCGAAGCCCAATGA
- the ychF gene encoding redox-regulated ATPase YchF, producing the protein MSLKCGIVGLPNVGKSTLFNALTKAGIAAENYPFCTIEPNVGVVEVPDPRLAQLSEVVKPERIVPAIVEFVDIAGLVAGASKGEGLGNQFLSHIRETDAIVNVVRCFEDPNVIHVAGKVDPIADIEVIQTELCLADLGTVEKSLHRYTKAARSGNDKDAAALVKVLEKCRAALDEAKPVRSIDFSKEELVILKPLCLITAKPAMFVGNVSETGFENNPFLDRLREYAAAQKGEVVAICAKTESELAEMDDEDKAMFLAEMGQDEPGLNRLIRAGFKLLGLQTYFTAGVKEVRAWTIRIGDTAPQAAGVIHGDFERGFIRAQTIAFEDFIAYKGEQGAKDAGKMRAEGKEYVVKDGDVMNFLFNV; encoded by the coding sequence ATGAGCCTCAAGTGCGGCATCGTCGGCCTGCCCAACGTCGGTAAGTCCACCCTGTTCAACGCCCTGACCAAGGCGGGTATCGCCGCCGAGAACTACCCGTTCTGCACCATCGAGCCCAACGTCGGCGTGGTGGAAGTGCCCGATCCGCGTTTGGCCCAGCTGTCGGAAGTGGTCAAGCCCGAGCGCATCGTGCCGGCCATCGTGGAGTTTGTGGACATCGCGGGTTTGGTGGCTGGCGCCAGCAAGGGCGAAGGCTTGGGCAACCAGTTCCTGAGCCACATCCGTGAAACCGACGCCATCGTCAACGTGGTGCGCTGTTTTGAAGACCCGAACGTGATCCACGTCGCCGGCAAGGTCGATCCGATCGCCGACATCGAGGTGATTCAAACCGAACTCTGCCTGGCCGACTTGGGCACGGTGGAAAAAAGCCTGCACCGCTACACCAAGGCCGCCCGCTCGGGCAACGACAAGGACGCCGCCGCGCTGGTGAAGGTGCTGGAAAAGTGCCGCGCCGCGCTGGACGAGGCCAAGCCGGTGCGCTCCATTGACTTCAGCAAGGAAGAGCTGGTCATCCTCAAGCCGCTGTGCCTGATCACTGCCAAGCCGGCGATGTTCGTGGGCAACGTGTCGGAGACCGGCTTCGAGAACAACCCCTTCCTCGACCGCCTGCGTGAGTACGCGGCTGCCCAGAAGGGCGAGGTCGTGGCCATCTGCGCCAAGACCGAGAGCGAGCTGGCCGAGATGGACGACGAAGACAAGGCCATGTTCCTGGCCGAAATGGGCCAAGACGAACCGGGGTTGAACCGCCTGATCCGCGCTGGTTTCAAGCTGCTGGGCCTGCAAACCTACTTCACGGCTGGCGTGAAGGAAGTGCGCGCCTGGACGATCCGCATCGGCGACACCGCACCGCAAGCGGCGGGTGTGATCCACGGGGACTTTGAGCGCGGCTTCATCCGTGCGCAGACCATCGCATTTGAAGACTTTATCGCCTACAAGGGCGAGCAAGGTGCAAAGGATGCCGGCAAGATGCGCGCAGAAGGCAAGGAATACGTCGTGAAGGACGGGGATGTGATGAACTTCTTGTTCAACGTCTGA
- a CDS encoding RHS repeat domain-containing protein, whose product MPISKKIWIILSLASSSVAAGEIIEKLSLKAPLLFKFESNCSNISSPGWRSSFSQAFSDYASLQTACWISMVDPSQDGYPAWHVDGPPKYEDAYAYKVWGVRRRWYTNLTYYMYSYGQENGQKFDGGTDPFAGNATYAPWDGTFMKQTQSCPSGMNFVYATDPSDAENEISYCIKQVVLRHPKNVCSSSFGNPINADTGSKNQNELDYDDPTGGILRFSRVYSSSVGGFIFGEVGSFLLPHMKGFSDGRGVNFNIVLDGQNLGVFYEYVSPGNFSGSALTQYRDLGDYPYSFTWNGDVGIPKEIYNKDRLIKDPKGNYQLSRREEGVVYTYDASGVLLKKTRNDGRFVDYTHVMAGDLFPSLFLSKITDNFGRTLKIAYDANYSLRSLTDPANRSINYTHAVVGQAQTVSSARMLIPLKVTYQDNYARKYGWNEASAKGNYATQLLTSITDESDKVLSIFSYKNGIATATERADGSYRYSINDTRVNGVGSITVTDPLETVRQQSYKVVGGYSRPTGWQQPGGSGCDASNSSIGYDDNGNVAWSVDFNGNKTCFASNDANQEIVRVDGLAKDADCAQVTSSEVGLGASYRKVTTAWHSDWSLKTRIAEPLKITTLVYNGQIDPFNGSKATCVLPAEVLPDGKPLAVICARHEQSTSDTNGMLGFSAKSTATRTWRYTYNTFGQITSILEPQLSLNDQLPHETKYSYYDTTKISAGIGYTRGDLKSVTNPLGQVTAFTSYDAAGRLLSSTDPNGTITTRAYTTRGWLKSVAVVTTTGVSQSTRYDYHPTGLLWRVTLPDGSTLTHTYDQAHRLTKVVDGAGNAVQYTLDAMGNRISEQVRDSSGILTRKITRVFDALGRLQNVTGAQH is encoded by the coding sequence ATGCCCATTTCGAAAAAAATATGGATTATTTTGAGTCTCGCATCATCCTCCGTTGCAGCAGGTGAGATAATTGAGAAATTATCACTCAAAGCGCCGCTACTTTTCAAGTTTGAAAGCAATTGCTCAAACATAAGCTCACCAGGATGGAGAAGTTCGTTTAGTCAGGCTTTTTCGGACTATGCATCATTGCAAACGGCATGCTGGATTAGTATGGTCGATCCCAGCCAAGACGGCTACCCTGCATGGCATGTCGATGGCCCACCAAAATATGAAGATGCATACGCTTATAAAGTATGGGGAGTTCGGCGGAGATGGTATACCAATTTAACTTATTACATGTATTCTTACGGTCAGGAAAATGGGCAAAAATTCGATGGGGGGACAGATCCTTTTGCTGGAAATGCCACTTATGCTCCTTGGGATGGGACTTTTATGAAGCAAACGCAGTCGTGTCCGTCTGGGATGAATTTTGTTTATGCAACGGACCCGAGCGATGCTGAAAATGAAATTAGTTACTGCATAAAGCAGGTTGTTTTGAGGCATCCGAAAAATGTGTGCTCGTCTAGTTTTGGCAACCCAATCAATGCGGACACTGGAAGTAAAAATCAAAATGAACTCGATTATGATGACCCCACTGGCGGAATACTCAGATTCTCTCGAGTGTACTCAAGCTCTGTCGGTGGATTTATTTTTGGTGAGGTCGGCAGTTTTTTATTACCCCACATGAAGGGCTTTTCTGATGGCAGAGGCGTTAATTTTAACATTGTGTTGGATGGGCAAAATTTAGGCGTTTTTTATGAGTATGTAAGTCCGGGAAACTTCTCTGGTTCTGCGCTCACCCAATACAGAGATTTGGGCGACTACCCATACTCATTTACATGGAATGGAGACGTCGGCATTCCAAAAGAAATATACAACAAAGATCGGCTGATTAAAGATCCGAAAGGAAATTACCAGCTCAGCCGTCGAGAGGAGGGCGTTGTTTATACTTATGATGCGAGTGGTGTTTTGCTTAAGAAGACTCGAAACGACGGTCGTTTCGTCGATTATACACACGTGATGGCTGGCGATTTATTTCCAAGCTTATTTTTATCAAAGATTACGGACAATTTTGGCAGGACGCTCAAAATTGCATACGATGCAAACTACTCATTGAGGAGTTTGACTGATCCAGCAAATCGTTCGATTAACTATACGCATGCAGTTGTCGGCCAGGCTCAGACTGTGAGTAGTGCACGGATGCTAATCCCCCTGAAAGTCACCTATCAGGATAATTATGCAAGAAAGTATGGCTGGAATGAGGCATCTGCCAAAGGGAATTATGCAACACAGTTACTGACCAGCATCACAGATGAAAGTGATAAAGTATTATCTATTTTTTCATATAAAAATGGGATTGCGACAGCGACGGAACGTGCCGATGGTTCATATCGATACAGCATCAACGACACAAGAGTTAATGGGGTTGGGTCAATTACGGTAACTGATCCACTGGAAACGGTTCGCCAGCAAAGCTACAAAGTGGTTGGAGGTTATTCTCGCCCGACCGGCTGGCAACAACCAGGAGGTTCTGGATGCGATGCGAGTAACAGTTCTATTGGGTATGATGACAATGGAAACGTTGCTTGGAGTGTCGACTTTAATGGCAATAAAACCTGTTTCGCCAGTAATGATGCCAATCAAGAGATAGTCCGTGTTGATGGGTTAGCCAAAGATGCCGATTGTGCGCAAGTGACATCCAGTGAGGTTGGTTTAGGGGCAAGCTATCGCAAAGTGACTACAGCATGGCACTCAGATTGGAGTTTGAAAACTCGAATAGCCGAGCCGCTCAAAATAACCACACTGGTCTACAACGGGCAAATTGACCCATTTAACGGAAGCAAGGCTACTTGTGTATTGCCAGCAGAGGTTTTACCAGATGGTAAGCCTTTGGCGGTGATTTGCGCCAGGCACGAGCAAAGCACTTCAGATACTAATGGAATGTTGGGATTTTCAGCAAAGTCCACAGCCACACGAACTTGGCGATATACGTACAACACCTTCGGTCAAATTACCTCGATACTGGAACCCCAGTTATCATTAAATGATCAATTACCGCATGAAACAAAATATTCATATTATGACACCACAAAAATAAGTGCTGGCATTGGCTATACGCGAGGTGATTTGAAATCGGTTACGAACCCACTTGGGCAAGTGACCGCATTTACTTCGTATGATGCAGCAGGTCGATTGTTATCGAGCACAGATCCAAACGGGACGATAACGACACGTGCCTACACGACGCGTGGGTGGCTGAAGTCAGTCGCTGTCGTTACAACGACAGGCGTCTCACAGAGCACTCGATACGACTACCATCCGACGGGGCTGTTGTGGCGTGTGACGCTTCCTGATGGGTCAACACTGACACATACATACGACCAAGCACATCGTTTAACGAAAGTGGTGGATGGTGCTGGCAACGCGGTGCAGTACACGTTAGATGCGATGGGTAACCGTATATCAGAGCAAGTGCGTGATTCATCGGGAATACTAACACGCAAGATTACGCGAGTTTTTGATGCACTAGGGCGGTTGCAAAACGTGACCGGTGCGCAGCACTAA